The Shewanella sp. MTB7 genome includes a window with the following:
- a CDS encoding ABC transporter substrate-binding protein, with amino-acid sequence MLRITVSLLLSLMLTACSHEPLTNKITITITIAINPWSGYELLYLAEKRFFKDVGLNIELAHSDAQRAYISGRVDGFASTIVEAVQAQEFGGAPLKVVLLADYSNGGDVILSQAPYQSLSDLKGKKIGCEVSSLGIYILARALTVHGMSLNDVEVVNVEQGNALQSLDSGLIDAMVSYPPYSFEILNDPQQANHKIFTTAEIPNEILDTVSFSTKVIKENPNLVSKLGSYPTIF; translated from the coding sequence ATGCTACGAATCACAGTCAGCCTGTTGCTTTCTCTCATGCTTACCGCTTGTAGTCATGAGCCTCTGACAAATAAAATCACTATCACTATCACTATCGCTATCAACCCTTGGTCTGGGTACGAGTTACTCTATTTAGCTGAAAAAAGGTTTTTCAAAGACGTGGGACTAAATATAGAACTGGCTCATTCTGATGCACAAAGAGCTTACATTAGTGGCCGAGTTGATGGTTTTGCTAGCACTATAGTCGAAGCGGTGCAAGCGCAAGAGTTTGGAGGAGCACCTTTAAAAGTGGTCTTATTGGCGGATTATTCCAACGGAGGTGACGTGATATTAAGTCAAGCTCCTTATCAATCATTAAGCGATTTAAAAGGCAAGAAAATTGGTTGTGAAGTCAGCTCTCTCGGTATCTATATTTTAGCCAGAGCGCTTACTGTACATGGTATGTCTTTAAATGATGTAGAAGTTGTTAATGTCGAACAAGGAAACGCTCTACAATCCTTAGACAGCGGCTTAATTGATGCCATGGTATCTTATCCTCCCTATTCATTTGAAATACTCAATGACCCGCAACAAGCCAATCATAAAATATTTACCACCGCCGAGATCCCGAATGAAATATTAGATACCGTCTCTTTTTCAACAAAAGTCATTAAAGAAAACCCTAACTTAGTCAGCAAGCTTGGCAGTTATCCTACGATTTTCTAA
- a CDS encoding Crp/Fnr family transcriptional regulator has translation MVQAISLNTEMKEGSTIFFPEVVKTNIAKFLISHGTHQTIKKGSNISKNILLNNFIYVGSGLLFYIKRTNDYSRPKFINVILPNRLTDYHLLLKDNCTCCKNIKAARDSEIIIINKSIINNLAETDTALFTEFMFDSNYFMERQTALAIFLLTSSPEDKLTKFLFDLLVVLKVDFSTPWLEVSLKLTREEIADILHISVIKLDIMFGHLKKRGVLKREDNKLYVKSSFFYELSPCPLGREDAKGCQSNNMLKFKPNNMIAANNI, from the coding sequence ATGGTTCAAGCTATATCACTTAATACTGAAATGAAGGAAGGGTCTACTATCTTCTTCCCTGAAGTAGTTAAAACCAATATTGCCAAATTCTTAATATCTCACGGCACTCACCAAACAATAAAGAAAGGCAGTAATATATCAAAGAATATACTGTTGAATAACTTTATCTATGTTGGGTCCGGACTACTTTTCTATATCAAACGAACTAATGATTATTCTAGGCCTAAATTCATAAATGTTATTCTACCCAATAGGCTGACTGATTATCACTTGCTATTAAAAGATAATTGCACCTGTTGCAAAAATATTAAAGCGGCAAGAGATAGTGAGATAATCATCATCAACAAGTCAATAATAAACAACCTTGCAGAAACAGACACCGCCCTATTCACCGAATTCATGTTTGACTCTAACTATTTTATGGAGAGACAAACTGCACTCGCAATATTTCTACTGACATCATCACCAGAAGATAAGCTAACCAAGTTTTTATTTGATCTATTAGTTGTGCTAAAGGTTGATTTTTCAACTCCATGGCTCGAAGTAAGTTTAAAGTTAACCAGAGAGGAGATTGCGGACATACTCCATATTAGTGTGATTAAGCTCGATATTATGTTTGGTCACTTAAAAAAGAGGGGGGTGCTGAAAAGGGAAGATAATAAACTTTACGTTAAATCCTCATTTTTCTACGAACTATCTCCTTGCCCATTAGGAAGGGAAGATGCAAAAGGCTGTCAATCTAACAATATGCTTAAATTTAAGCCGAATAACATGATAGCGGCAAACAACATTTGA
- the pdxY gene encoding pyridoxal kinase PdxY, translating into MKRILSIQSHVVFGCAGNSSAVFPMRRLGMEVWPINTVQFSNHTQYAQGWKGTVMAAGQITELVQGLDNIGELKTCDAILSGYLGSAEQGAEIIAAVAKVKAVNPKAIYFCDPVMGHPEKGCIVTPGVQEFFKIKALAAADILAPNLLELETLTERQLHNLDEVIDACESLLEAGVQMVLVKHLAKAATNQAQFEMLLVDKSGSYLVSRPLYEFDKQPVGVGDLISGLMLANLQAGYPSVEAFERTNAAVDAVLLETFNQQAYELQLIRTQDAIASPVINDRAKRVN; encoded by the coding sequence ATGAAGCGGATCCTATCCATTCAATCCCATGTGGTATTTGGCTGTGCCGGTAACAGCAGTGCAGTATTTCCTATGCGTCGGCTCGGCATGGAAGTGTGGCCAATTAATACTGTGCAGTTTTCTAACCATACCCAGTATGCCCAAGGGTGGAAAGGCACAGTAATGGCAGCCGGTCAGATCACTGAGTTAGTGCAAGGGCTGGATAATATTGGAGAGTTAAAAACCTGTGATGCTATTTTAAGTGGCTATTTGGGTAGTGCGGAACAAGGTGCCGAGATTATTGCGGCCGTAGCAAAAGTAAAAGCGGTGAACCCCAAGGCAATCTATTTTTGTGATCCTGTGATGGGACACCCTGAAAAGGGCTGTATTGTTACACCTGGAGTGCAGGAGTTTTTTAAAATTAAAGCCTTAGCAGCAGCTGATATTCTCGCGCCTAACCTTCTAGAACTTGAAACACTGACGGAGCGCCAGTTGCATAATCTCGATGAGGTTATTGATGCCTGTGAGAGTCTACTAGAAGCGGGTGTGCAGATGGTGCTGGTTAAGCATTTGGCCAAAGCAGCAACTAACCAAGCGCAATTTGAAATGTTGTTGGTGGATAAGAGCGGCAGTTATTTAGTGTCTCGTCCATTGTATGAGTTTGACAAGCAGCCTGTTGGTGTTGGTGACTTAATCAGTGGTTTGATGCTGGCTAATCTGCAAGCTGGCTATCCATCTGTTGAAGCGTTTGAGCGTACAAATGCAGCTGTGGATGCAGTGTTACTGGAAACGTTTAATCAACAAGCCTATGAGCTGCAATTGATCCGCACTCAAGATGCCATCGCATCGCCAGTGATCAATGATCGCGCCAAGCGAGTGAACTAA
- the typA gene encoding translational GTPase TypA → MLENLRNIAIIAHVDHGKTTLVDKLLSQSGTLESRGEAAERVMDSNDLEKERGITILAKNTAIKWNDYRINIVDTPGHADFGGEVERVLSMVDSVLLLVDAVDGPMPQTRFVTKKAFALGLKPIVVINKIDRPGARPDWVIDQVFDLFDNLGATDEQLDFPIVYASALNGFAGLDPDITEGDMTPLFETIVEKVSSPDADSEGDLQMQISQIDYNSYVGVIGIGRIKRGSIKTNQQVTIISADGTKRNGKVGQVLGYMGLDRNEVEVGNAGDIVAITGLGQLLISDTICATTNVEALPALSVDEPTLTMTFQVNTSPFAGKEGKYVTSRNILERLQQELIHNVALRVEETESPDRFRVSGRGELHLSILIENMRREGYELAVSRPEVIVKEIDGEMCEPFENLTVDVEEQHQGSVIEQLGIRKGDMKDMQLDGKGRVRIDFVIPSRGLIGFQTDFMTATSGSGLIYHSFDHYGPVKGGDIGQRARGVLISNATGKALTFALFNLQARGRLFIGHAAEVYEGQVVGLHARANDLTVNCLKGKQLTNMRASGTDEAQVLTTPITMTLEQALEFIDDDELVEVTPLNIRVRKRFLTENERKRHNR, encoded by the coding sequence GTGTTAGAGAATTTACGTAACATCGCCATTATTGCACACGTCGACCATGGTAAAACAACCTTGGTAGATAAGTTGCTATCACAGTCTGGAACTCTTGAGTCTCGAGGAGAAGCCGCTGAGCGGGTGATGGATTCGAACGATCTTGAAAAGGAGCGTGGAATCACGATTCTGGCAAAGAATACTGCCATCAAGTGGAATGATTACCGTATCAACATCGTTGACACTCCAGGTCACGCCGATTTTGGTGGTGAAGTAGAGCGTGTTCTATCTATGGTTGATTCAGTGTTGCTACTTGTTGATGCTGTTGACGGTCCAATGCCACAAACTCGCTTTGTGACTAAGAAGGCTTTCGCACTAGGCCTTAAGCCTATCGTTGTGATCAACAAGATTGACCGTCCAGGCGCACGTCCTGATTGGGTTATCGATCAAGTATTCGACTTATTCGACAACTTAGGTGCAACTGATGAGCAGTTGGACTTCCCTATTGTTTACGCTTCTGCGTTGAATGGTTTCGCAGGTTTGGATCCAGATATCACTGAAGGTGATATGACTCCGCTGTTCGAAACTATTGTTGAGAAAGTATCTTCACCAGACGCTGATAGCGAAGGTGATTTACAGATGCAAATCTCTCAAATCGATTACAACTCATATGTAGGTGTTATCGGTATTGGTCGCATCAAGCGTGGTAGCATTAAGACTAACCAACAAGTTACTATTATTAGTGCCGATGGCACTAAGCGTAACGGTAAAGTTGGTCAGGTTCTTGGTTACATGGGTCTTGACCGCAACGAAGTTGAAGTCGGTAACGCTGGTGACATCGTCGCCATCACTGGTCTTGGCCAGCTGCTAATTTCTGACACAATTTGTGCTACTACTAACGTAGAGGCATTGCCTGCTCTATCTGTAGATGAGCCAACGCTGACTATGACCTTTCAGGTCAACACTTCTCCATTCGCTGGTAAAGAAGGTAAGTACGTCACGTCACGTAACATCCTTGAGCGTCTGCAGCAGGAATTAATTCACAACGTAGCATTACGCGTTGAAGAAACTGAAAGTCCAGATCGTTTCCGCGTATCAGGCCGTGGTGAACTTCACCTTTCAATCTTGATTGAAAACATGCGTCGTGAAGGTTACGAGCTAGCCGTATCACGTCCAGAAGTTATCGTTAAAGAGATCGATGGCGAGATGTGTGAGCCATTCGAAAACTTAACTGTTGACGTTGAAGAGCAACATCAAGGTTCTGTTATCGAGCAACTGGGTATCCGTAAAGGTGACATGAAGGATATGCAGTTAGACGGTAAGGGTCGTGTACGTATCGATTTCGTTATCCCAAGTCGTGGTCTAATCGGTTTCCAAACTGACTTTATGACTGCTACTTCAGGTTCTGGTCTAATTTACCATTCATTCGACCATTACGGTCCAGTGAAAGGCGGTGATATCGGTCAACGTGCTCGTGGCGTATTGATCTCCAACGCTACCGGTAAAGCACTGACTTTCGCTCTGTTTAACCTTCAAGCACGTGGTCGTCTATTTATTGGTCACGCTGCAGAAGTTTATGAAGGTCAAGTTGTTGGTCTGCACGCACGTGCAAACGATTTGACAGTTAACTGTTTGAAAGGTAAACAGCTAACTAACATGCGTGCATCGGGTACCGATGAAGCGCAAGTTCTGACTACTCCTATCACAATGACACTTGAGCAAGCGCTTGAGTTTATCGATGATGATGAGTTGGTTGAAGTAACGCCGCTGAACATTCGTGTTCGTAAGCGTTTCTTGACAGAGAACGAGCGTAAGCGTCACAACCGATAG
- a CDS encoding ATP-binding protein: MSEHSLNTERSSPFIPRSIAIKLNISTLVIGVLICGILGIYFVQVTQERIDIQANIELSQITDTLKLALETNSNLSNMILIVGVLATYKNIDRLSVIKLSDMRINADSQAQHNGKLASEVFPTSLMNMLKKHSKNNHLPSTEFSGNNLHHATLFRLIDPEVNRLRPYIIYFKYDKTALEAGIKQNRNNYLLIIICGFILLLLINLWIQRIVILAPLSQITNQLEHQSNHDAMPKPLKSSTKDEFNILVNSYNHSIHKQLLQKKELEKSHRYIKNMTSVLPVHLAYVDTDQKVQFINRHCLNWLDQKIDDVLNRTCKEIIPASLFKMMQPYIEQTLNGKSITFDVEFQDTNLVYLLFHITQVPDIDTDGNINGFFICIEDQTSTRNNEKKLEKYALNLEFNNWALDEAREIAEATARAKSEFLACMSHEIRTPMNGILGMLILLSRTQLDPNQQHHLQMAQGSAKSLLKLINDILDFSKIESGKLDIESIEFNLQQTLDELIQPLDIRAQEKDLEFILDITQIKPVYIIGDPGRITQVLTNLLGNAIKFTQTGSITVIGKLSSANNEHRLTFSIEDTGIGMGEDKLDNIFQPFSQADSSTTRHYGGTGLGLSIARHLSQLMEGNISVTSAEGQGSTFKLDMSIKLPTSHQKTSLLDLNNLPILLLSHNTLSDNILERVLIALKPQ, encoded by the coding sequence ATGAGTGAACATTCCCTTAATACAGAACGGAGCAGCCCTTTTATACCGAGAAGTATCGCCATTAAACTCAATATTAGCACTCTAGTTATTGGGGTATTAATCTGCGGAATTTTAGGTATCTACTTTGTTCAGGTGACTCAAGAAAGAATAGATATACAGGCTAATATCGAACTATCACAGATCACTGATACCTTAAAACTCGCGCTAGAGACGAATTCAAATCTATCTAATATGATACTAATTGTGGGTGTATTAGCGACCTATAAAAACATTGATCGCCTCTCAGTAATTAAATTATCAGATATGCGCATCAATGCAGATAGCCAAGCTCAACATAACGGTAAGCTAGCTTCTGAAGTTTTTCCTACATCTCTCATGAACATGCTCAAAAAACATTCTAAAAATAATCATCTACCGTCAACAGAATTTAGCGGCAACAACTTGCATCATGCCACTCTATTTCGCTTAATAGATCCTGAAGTCAACCGCCTAAGACCTTATATCATTTATTTCAAATATGACAAAACTGCACTTGAAGCAGGAATTAAGCAAAACAGAAACAACTACCTTTTAATCATCATCTGCGGCTTTATATTGTTACTGCTCATCAATCTTTGGATACAGAGAATTGTCATATTAGCTCCTCTATCCCAGATCACTAATCAGCTAGAACATCAATCCAATCATGATGCAATGCCTAAGCCATTAAAAAGCTCAACTAAAGATGAATTTAATATACTGGTCAATAGCTATAATCACTCTATTCATAAACAACTGTTACAAAAGAAAGAGCTGGAAAAGTCACACCGCTATATTAAAAATATGACCAGTGTTCTTCCAGTACATTTAGCCTATGTAGATACAGACCAAAAAGTCCAATTTATTAACCGTCACTGTTTAAATTGGCTAGATCAAAAAATTGATGATGTACTTAACCGAACTTGCAAAGAGATCATCCCCGCCAGTCTATTTAAAATGATGCAACCCTACATCGAACAAACACTTAATGGAAAATCGATAACGTTCGATGTTGAATTTCAAGATACCAATCTGGTATACCTTTTATTTCATATAACTCAAGTGCCTGATATCGATACTGATGGCAATATTAACGGTTTCTTCATCTGTATCGAAGATCAGACCTCAACAAGAAATAATGAAAAGAAGCTTGAAAAATACGCTCTCAATCTTGAGTTTAACAACTGGGCTTTAGATGAAGCACGTGAAATCGCCGAAGCAACCGCAAGAGCAAAATCTGAATTTCTTGCTTGTATGAGCCATGAAATACGTACACCAATGAACGGCATTCTAGGCATGTTAATCCTATTAAGCAGAACGCAGCTCGATCCCAACCAACAACATCATTTACAGATGGCCCAGGGCAGTGCTAAATCTTTGTTAAAACTCATCAACGACATTCTAGACTTTTCTAAAATTGAGTCAGGAAAGCTCGATATTGAGTCAATCGAATTTAATTTACAACAAACCTTGGATGAATTAATACAGCCCTTAGACATTCGTGCACAGGAAAAAGATCTTGAATTTATTCTCGATATCACCCAGATCAAACCCGTTTATATCATCGGAGATCCAGGCCGTATCACACAGGTGCTAACGAACCTTTTAGGTAATGCGATAAAGTTTACTCAAACTGGCAGTATTACCGTAATAGGAAAGCTTTCATCAGCGAATAATGAACATCGCCTAACTTTTTCCATCGAAGATACTGGCATAGGTATGGGAGAGGATAAGCTCGACAATATATTTCAACCGTTTAGCCAAGCCGATAGTTCAACCACGCGTCACTACGGTGGTACTGGATTAGGACTCTCGATTGCAAGGCATTTAAGCCAACTTATGGAAGGCAACATTTCCGTTACGAGCGCAGAAGGTCAAGGGAGTACCTTCAAATTAGATATGAGTATCAAGCTACCGACCTCCCATCAAAAAACTTCGTTGTTAGATCTGAATAATCTCCCCATACTGCTACTTAGTCATAATACCCTTTCAGACAATATATTAGAGCGGGTGCTCATAGCATTAAAGCCACAGTAA
- a CDS encoding M28 family peptidase — MTSKITPLSRLSIIAIALSLWSTTSSANLIAPSQEDMRLYNIATSTSPERLRSDVEKLVSFGTRHTLSQTQSDTQGIGAARRWIQAEFERISKECGGCLKVITLADTVSGKRIPDPTEVVNVIAIQHGNLDPKRVVIMSGDIDSRVSDAMNSTSISPGANDNASGVAGAIEAARVLSKYQFAGTIVYAALSGEEQGLYGGTTLAQYAKDQGWQVEAVLNNDMIGNIKGINGIINNHSVRVFSEGVRIAETQKEAKERYFSGGENDSASRNLARKIKTLADQYMTNLDVMLVYRLDRFGRGGHHFPFNKAGLPAVRIMETNEHYHRQHQDIRVESGVAYGDVIEGVDFNFNAKITALNAISLASMAWAPAPPNAVTIEGQVSPSTRLKWQLSPQKEVAGYRVYWRLTTESEWTHSRYVGKVESFTLENMVIDNYLFGVASVSANGNVSPVVFPGATGAF; from the coding sequence ATGACTTCCAAAATTACTCCCTTAAGCCGCTTGTCTATTATCGCTATTGCACTGTCACTATGGTCAACCACTAGCTCAGCTAATCTCATCGCACCTTCACAAGAAGATATGCGTTTATATAATATTGCAACCTCAACAAGCCCTGAAAGGCTAAGATCAGATGTTGAAAAGTTAGTAAGCTTTGGTACTCGTCATACCCTGTCACAGACTCAGTCCGATACCCAAGGTATCGGCGCTGCTAGGCGTTGGATCCAAGCAGAGTTTGAACGTATTTCAAAGGAGTGTGGAGGGTGTTTAAAGGTCATAACCTTAGCCGATACCGTATCCGGAAAACGTATTCCAGATCCGACTGAAGTGGTCAATGTGATAGCGATTCAACATGGGAATTTAGATCCTAAACGCGTGGTGATAATGAGCGGTGATATCGATTCACGGGTGAGTGATGCGATGAATTCAACCTCGATCTCACCGGGAGCAAACGATAATGCTTCTGGAGTTGCTGGGGCAATTGAAGCTGCTCGAGTGCTATCCAAGTATCAATTTGCAGGAACAATTGTTTATGCAGCCCTGTCCGGTGAAGAACAAGGCTTATATGGTGGCACAACTTTAGCTCAATACGCCAAAGATCAGGGTTGGCAGGTCGAGGCGGTATTAAATAATGACATGATCGGCAATATTAAGGGCATTAATGGCATTATCAACAACCATTCTGTGCGGGTATTTTCTGAAGGTGTACGCATAGCAGAGACCCAAAAGGAGGCCAAAGAACGCTATTTCAGTGGCGGGGAGAATGATTCTGCTTCGCGAAATCTCGCTCGAAAAATTAAAACCTTGGCCGATCAATACATGACTAACTTGGATGTCATGCTGGTGTATCGTTTAGACCGTTTTGGCCGTGGCGGACACCATTTCCCTTTTAATAAGGCGGGTCTCCCTGCAGTGCGAATCATGGAAACTAACGAACACTATCACCGCCAACACCAAGATATTCGTGTTGAAAGTGGTGTTGCTTATGGAGATGTGATTGAAGGGGTGGACTTTAATTTTAATGCCAAGATCACGGCGTTAAATGCTATTAGTCTGGCATCAATGGCTTGGGCACCTGCGCCGCCAAATGCAGTAACTATTGAGGGTCAAGTATCGCCAAGTACTCGTTTGAAATGGCAGCTAAGTCCACAAAAAGAAGTCGCTGGATATCGGGTTTACTGGCGCCTAACTACTGAGTCTGAATGGACTCACAGCCGTTATGTCGGCAAAGTTGAATCTTTCACTCTGGAGAATATGGTGATCGACAATTACCTGTTCGGTGTCGCGAGTGTGAGTGCCAATGGCAACGTCAGCCCAGTGGTATTCCCCGGCGCAACGGGCGCTTTTTAA
- the glnA gene encoding glutamate--ammonia ligase: MSAESVLQQLEELEVKFVDLRFTDTRGKEQHVSIPAHQVNADFFEDGKMFDGSSISGWKGINESDMVLMPDPESFVLDPFTADTTANIRCDILEPATMTGYNRDPRSIAKKAEDYLRSTGIADTVLVGPEPEFFLFDDVKYGADMSGCFYKLDAEEASWNSGKSYEGGNTGHRPSVKGGYFPVPPVDSSQDIRSAMCLILEEMGQVVEAHHHEVATAGQNEIATRFNTLTLKADEVQVLKYVVHNVAHAYDKTATFMPKPIVGDNGSGMHVHMSLGKDGTNLFAGDKYGGLSEVALFFIGGVIKHARAINAFSNPATNSYKRLVPHFEAPVMLAYSAANRSASIRIPVVPSPKGRRIELRFGDPMANPYLAFSAMLMAGLDGIQNKIHPGEAMDKDLYDLPPEEAAEIPTVATSLENALECLDADREFLTRGDVFSNDFIDSYIKLKTEDVLRVAQTTHPVEFELYYSL; this comes from the coding sequence ATGTCAGCTGAATCAGTTTTACAACAACTAGAAGAATTAGAAGTTAAGTTTGTTGATCTGCGCTTTACCGATACCCGAGGAAAAGAGCAACACGTTTCTATCCCGGCACATCAAGTCAATGCCGATTTTTTTGAAGATGGTAAGATGTTCGATGGCTCATCTATCTCTGGCTGGAAAGGCATTAACGAATCAGACATGGTATTAATGCCAGATCCTGAAAGCTTCGTACTGGATCCTTTTACTGCTGATACCACTGCTAACATTCGTTGTGACATTTTAGAACCAGCCACAATGACAGGTTACAACCGTGACCCACGTTCAATCGCTAAGAAAGCAGAAGATTATCTTCGTTCCACTGGTATTGCCGATACCGTTTTAGTGGGCCCAGAGCCAGAATTTTTCCTATTTGACGACGTTAAATACGGTGCAGATATGTCAGGCTGCTTCTACAAGCTAGATGCCGAAGAAGCCAGCTGGAACTCAGGTAAGAGCTATGAAGGTGGTAACACAGGTCATAGACCTAGTGTGAAAGGCGGTTACTTCCCTGTACCTCCAGTTGATTCATCACAAGATATTCGTAGTGCAATGTGTCTGATCCTCGAAGAGATGGGTCAAGTTGTTGAAGCACATCACCACGAAGTGGCGACAGCCGGTCAGAACGAAATCGCAACACGCTTTAATACGCTAACGCTAAAAGCTGATGAAGTTCAGGTGCTTAAGTATGTCGTTCATAACGTAGCACACGCCTACGACAAAACAGCAACCTTTATGCCTAAGCCTATCGTTGGCGATAACGGTAGCGGTATGCACGTGCATATGTCACTAGGCAAAGATGGCACTAACCTATTTGCTGGTGATAAGTATGGTGGGTTGAGCGAAGTAGCATTATTCTTTATTGGTGGCGTCATTAAGCACGCACGTGCTATCAATGCTTTCTCTAATCCAGCAACTAACTCGTACAAGCGTCTAGTGCCACATTTTGAAGCGCCAGTGATGCTGGCATATTCTGCTGCGAACCGTAGTGCTTCAATCCGTATCCCTGTAGTACCAAGTCCGAAAGGCCGCCGTATCGAGCTACGCTTCGGTGACCCAATGGCTAACCCATACCTAGCATTCTCAGCTATGTTAATGGCTGGTCTAGATGGCATCCAAAATAAGATTCATCCTGGTGAGGCTATGGATAAAGACTTATATGATCTTCCTCCAGAAGAAGCTGCTGAGATCCCAACCGTAGCAACATCACTAGAAAATGCACTTGAGTGTTTGGATGCAGATCGTGAATTCCTGACTCGCGGTGATGTATTTAGCAACGATTTCATCGACTCTTACATCAAGCTTAAAACTGAAGATGTTCTTCGTGTAGCTCAAACGACTCACCCTGTTGAATTCGAGCTTTACTACAGCTTATAA
- a CDS encoding response regulator, with the protein MAADTDSFDLKENQPRLLILSLPVGKHAIETVLIKLKNEPSLSHIPTLLNYSSHDAPIIHHYIKDQIYGSFTRPISQVKLIEQLRKHTSPQRSKDKNTSVNQYDNWFLKDYFTDSQPRLLLAEDNMINQLVAEGIINEFGLEIEIANNGIQVLELLANSNSNNPYHLIFMDCQMPKLDGYQTTQKIRAGDAGDIYKTVPIVAMTANAMIGDKEKCLNIGMNDYISKPLEPEHIKVALLTALAYLIDEDKIPPSS; encoded by the coding sequence ATGGCGGCAGATACAGACTCATTTGATTTAAAAGAAAATCAGCCAAGATTGCTTATTTTAAGTTTACCTGTAGGAAAACATGCCATTGAAACTGTACTTATCAAGTTGAAAAACGAGCCCTCTCTTTCCCATATTCCAACCTTACTAAATTACAGTTCCCACGATGCCCCGATTATTCATCATTATATAAAAGATCAGATATACGGTTCTTTTACTCGACCGATTTCTCAAGTTAAACTAATAGAACAACTTAGAAAACATACTAGCCCTCAACGATCAAAAGATAAAAATACAAGCGTAAATCAATATGATAATTGGTTTTTAAAAGACTACTTTACAGATTCTCAACCTCGATTACTCCTAGCAGAGGACAACATGATTAACCAGCTTGTTGCTGAAGGAATAATTAATGAATTTGGACTCGAAATTGAAATTGCCAATAATGGCATCCAAGTTCTTGAGCTTCTTGCTAACTCCAACTCTAACAACCCTTATCATCTCATTTTCATGGATTGCCAGATGCCAAAACTCGATGGCTATCAGACCACACAGAAGATTCGTGCTGGAGATGCTGGAGATATCTATAAAACAGTCCCTATAGTCGCAATGACAGCAAATGCTATGATCGGTGATAAAGAGAAATGCCTAAATATTGGCATGAACGACTATATATCTAAGCCTTTAGAGCCTGAACATATCAAAGTGGCACTATTAACCGCTTTAGCCTATCTTATCGATGAAGATAAAATCCCCCCTTCCAGTTAA
- a CDS encoding SDR family NAD(P)-dependent oxidoreductase: MKTVVITGASRRLGLYLAEQFIAKGDRVFAISRNKPDEFTSIDSAHFHPVQIDNYNKHGVEQAVTAIRSKVERIDLLVNNASIFEQDPENNQDMETKFVAFFQVHMLFPNLLIHALKHHMFDEANPGVLVNMTDIYADNPTPEYSLYCSTKAGLENLTRSFAKKFAPGIRCNSIMPGPLQFLPQHTQEQKKQVLKGTLLPFEAGFHPVFQTIDFIMTNHFVTGTSIKVDGGRSICRG, translated from the coding sequence ATGAAAACAGTGGTGATCACCGGAGCGAGTCGTCGATTAGGACTCTACTTAGCCGAACAGTTCATTGCTAAAGGTGACAGAGTATTCGCCATTTCTCGCAATAAACCTGATGAGTTTACTTCCATCGACTCAGCACATTTCCATCCGGTTCAAATTGATAACTACAACAAACACGGTGTCGAACAAGCCGTTACTGCTATCAGATCAAAAGTTGAACGTATCGACCTCCTCGTCAACAACGCCTCCATTTTCGAACAAGATCCTGAAAATAATCAAGATATGGAAACCAAGTTTGTGGCTTTTTTTCAAGTTCATATGCTTTTCCCTAACTTATTAATCCATGCACTAAAACATCATATGTTTGATGAGGCAAACCCGGGAGTTCTAGTTAATATGACTGATATTTACGCCGACAACCCTACCCCAGAATACTCACTCTATTGTTCAACCAAAGCTGGTTTGGAAAACTTAACTCGCTCTTTCGCTAAAAAGTTTGCTCCTGGTATTCGTTGTAACTCTATTATGCCTGGACCACTACAGTTCCTTCCACAACATACACAAGAGCAAAAAAAACAGGTTCTTAAGGGAACCCTATTACCTTTTGAAGCGGGCTTTCACCCTGTATTTCAAACCATTGATTTCATCATGACAAACCACTTTGTGACTGGAACCTCAATCAAGGTTGATGGCGGTCGTTCCATTTGCCGTGGATAG